The following proteins are co-located in the Hemiscyllium ocellatum isolate sHemOce1 chromosome 47, sHemOce1.pat.X.cur, whole genome shotgun sequence genome:
- the tbcb gene encoding tubulin-folding cofactor B — MEQVSYKVVSAPAVELRITSPFTSFVSEKRFNRGITVSELKCKLELIVGSPASCMELQLFSAEDKFIGSLDQDDALLGSYPVDDRCRIHVIDQSGVKIGEFEDVSKVIKYEMSNEAYDKRADSMRLFLKQSKLGLYNEEQKEKDKIELERRIHEEKALADAILVGARCEVVISGQPSKRGTVMYVGQTDFKPGYWIGLKYDEPLGKHDGSVNGKRYFQCQYKYGAFVKPQSVTVGDYPEEDYGLNDEM, encoded by the exons ATGGAGCAGGTGTCCTATAAAGTGGTCTCGGCCCCCGCGGTGGAGCTGCGGATTACTAGTCCGTTCACGTCTTTTGTCTCGGAGAAAAGGTTTAACCGTGGCATCACCGTGTCCGAGCTGAAA TGCAAACTGGAACTGATTGTGGGctctccagcctcctgcatgGAACTGCAGTTATTCAGTGCAGAAGACAAATTCATTGGTTCATTAGATCAAGATGATGCACTCCTTGGTTCCTATCCTGTTGATGACCGCTGCCGAATACAT GTAATAGACCAAAGTGGAGTGAAGATTGGAGAGTTTGAAGATGTGTCTAAAGTTATAAAGTATGAAATGTCCAATGAAGCATATGATAAAAGAGCAG ATTCGATGCGTTTGTTCCTGAAGCAAAGTAAATTGGGCTTGTATAATGAGGAGCAGAAAGAAAAAGATAAAATTGAGCTTGAGCGGAGAATACACGAAGAAAAAGCTTTGGCTGATGCCATTCTAGTTGGTGCAAGATGTGAGGTTGTAATTTCAGGGCAGCCATCCAAACGAGGCACCGTAATGTATGTGG GTCAAACAGATTTTAAACCAGGATATTGGATTGGACTGAAATATGATGAACCTTTAGGGAAACATGATGGCAG tGTGAATGGGAAGAGATATTTTCAGTGTCAGTACAAATATGGTGCATTTGTGAAGCCACAATCTGTAACAGTGGGAGATTATCCGGAGGAGGACTATGGTTTAAATGACGAAATGTGA